The genome window ATCGGCAGTCCCTCGGGCGGCGGGTCGCCGCTAGTTTGCTTGTTCTACTCGGCGAGTCAGGAGGCGAAACTCGTGACGGCGGGTATGGGTCGTTGGAGACGGAGGTATCGAACCGCTTCAATGTCAGCTCTTCCCGACGTCAGCCAATCCACGTTCCAGACCCAGGTGCTGGACGCCACGAACCCCGTGATCGTCGACTTCTGGGCCCCGTGGTGCGGGCCGTGCAAGATGCTCTCGCCCGTGGTTGAGAAAGTCGCCGGCCAATTCACCGGCAAGGTCGACTTCGTCAAGCTGAACACCGACGAGAACCCCTCGATTGCCGGCCAGTACGGCATCTCGGGCATCCCGTGCCTGGTGCTCTACAAGAACGGGCAGGCCGTGGATCGCATCGTGGGCTTCGTCCCCGAGCGCATGATCACGGACATGCTCAACCGGCATCTCGCCGCCGCCTAGCCGCTCCGCCCTTCCGGCGGTTCACCGCCTCCTCGACGAACCGCCGATCGCGCGGTTCGTCGCCCTGCTCGGCGCGCCGGTCGTGAAGACTCACCTCGTCGCCGCGCTCGACGCGGCGCGGGCGCTCCCGGCCACGCCGGCGCCCGATGCGATCCTGGCCGAGGCGCTCCGGCGCCTCGCCGGCGAAGCGCAACGCGGCCTGGTCGGCGTCCTCAACGGGACCGGCATCCTGCTGCACACCAACCTCGGCCGCGCGCCGCTGGCCGCCGCGGCGCTCGACGCCATCGCGACGACCGCGGGCGGCGCCTCGAACGTCGAATACGACCTCGCCGCCGGCGCGCGCGGGTCGCGCTACGACCGGCTCGGCGCACTGCTGCGCGCGGCGACCGGTGCGCAGGACGCGCTGGTCGTGAACAACGGCGCGGCCGCGGTGTTGCTGGCGCTCGACACGCTCGCGCGCGGTCCGGGGGGCGAACCGCGCGAGGTGATCGTCGCGCGCAACCAGCTGATCGAGATCGGCGGCGGTTTTCGCTTGCCCGACGTGTTGGCGCGCAGCGGCGCGCGACTGGTAGAAGTCGGTACCACCAACAAGGTGCGCATCGACGACTACGCGCGCGCGCTCTCGCCGCGCACCGCGCTGCTGCTGCGCGCGCATCCCTCGAACTTTCGTCTCGCCGGATTCACCAGCGAGGTCGGCGGCGCGGAGCTCGCCGCGCTCGGGGCGCGTGCCGGCGTGCCGGTGCTCGAGGACCTCGGCAGCGGCGCCCTGCACGACCTGCGCGAGTACGGGCTGCCGCGCGAGCGCACGGTGCAGGACGCCGTCGCCGACGGCATCGACCTGATCGCGTTCTCCGGCGACAAGCTGCTCGGCGGTCCGCAGGCGGGGATCCTCGTCGGCCGGACCGCCGCCGTCGCGCGCGTGCGGACGAACCCGCTGTTGCGCGCGCTGCGCGTCGGCGCGCCGACGATCGCCGCGCTCGGTGCGACGCTGCGCCTGCACCTCGAGCCGGGTGGGCGCGAACGGGTACCGCTGTACCGGATGCTGGCGGCCTCGCCGGAGGCCTTGCGGGCGCGCGCCGAGGCGCTGCGCGCGCGCCTGCCGGGGCTCGATCTGCGCGTGGTCGCGGTCGAAGGCTACGTCGGCGGCGGGACGCTGCCGCTGGCGCCGCTGCCCTCGATCGCGCTGGCGTGGCGGCCCGCCGGCGGCGGCCTCGACGCCGCGCTGGGACGACTGCGCGCCGGGACGCCGCCGCTGATCGCGCGGGCCGAGGGCGACGCCGTCGCGATCGACGTGCGCACGATACCACCCGAACGGGACGGGGACCTCGCGGCGCTGCTCGAAGCCGCGCAGTAGATGCACGTCGTCGGCACCGCTGGTCACGTCGACCACGGAAAATCCGCGCTGGTCCGTGCGTTGACCGGCACCGAGCCCGACCGTTGGCTCGAGGAGCGGCTGCGCGGGATGACGCTCGACTTGGGCTTCGCGCTGCTGCGCGACCCGGACGGGGTCGAGGCGGGGATCGTCGACGTTCCGGGCCACGAGCGGTTCGTGCACACGATGCTGGCGGGCGCTGCCGGCATGGAGCTGGTGCTGTTCGTCGTCGCCGCCAACGAGGGTGTGCGGCCGCAGACCGTCGAGCACCTCGCGATCCTTGACCTGCTCGGCGTGCGGCGCGCGCTGCTGGTGCTGACCAAGGCCGATCTCGTCGACGCGCCGACGCTGGCGGCCAGCGAAGCGGCGCTGCGCGCGGCGGTGCGCGGCACCTTCGCCGAAGACGCGCCGGCCATCGCCGTCTCGAGCGTGACCGGTGCCGGGCTCGACGCGCTGCGGGCGGCCGTGCGCGACGCGCTGCGGTCGCTGCCCGTGCGGCCCGCGCATGCGCCGGCGTTCCTGCCGATCGACCGCGTCTTCGCGCTTGCCGGACACGGCACCATCGTCACCGGCACGCTCACGCAAGGGACGCTGCGCATCGGTGACGTGGTGCAGGTCGACCCGCCCGGGCGCAGCGTGCGCGTGCGCTCGCTGCAAGTCTTCGGTGAAACGAAGAGCGAGGTCGCCGGCGGCGCGCGGGTGGCGGTGAACCTACCCGGCGTCGAGGTCGGCGAGCTGCACCGCGGCGCGGTGTTGGCCGACGCGAGCTTGTCGCCGCGCGCGGCCGTGCGCGTGCGCTTTCGCCCGCTGCCCGACGCGTTGCCGTTGCTGCGGCGGCGCACGCCGGTGCGCGCGCATCTCGGCGCGGCGGAAATTCTCGGCACGCTGGTGTTCGACGCGCAGCCCGTCGACCTCGCTGCCGTCGAGGCGACGCTGCACCTGCGCCGCCCGGCGATCGTCCATCCCGACGAGCCGTTCGTGGCGCGCGCGGTCTCACCGAAACGGCTGCTCGGCGGCGGCACCGTCGCCGGTGCGGCCGAGGTGCGCGCGGACGGCGTCGCCCCCGACGTCGCGGCCGTCTTGGCGGCGCTGAGCGCGACGGGTTTGGTACCGCGGTCGGCGGCCGAGCTGGGCGCGCGCGCGAACGTGCGCGAGGAACGCGCCGCGGACATCTTGGCGGACGCCGGCGCGCGCGGTGCGGCGCGGCGCGTGCAGCGGCCGACGGCCTACGTCGACGGCGACGCGGCCGACGCGTTCGGGTCACGCGTGCTCGGAGTCCTGGCGCAGCGCGAGCACGACGCGCCGTGGATTCTCGGTACGACCTCGCTCGCGCTGGCGCGCGCGCTCGAGATCGACGAGAGCGTGCTGGTGCGG of Candidatus Sulfotelmatobacter sp. contains these proteins:
- the trxA gene encoding thioredoxin, with amino-acid sequence MSALPDVSQSTFQTQVLDATNPVIVDFWAPWCGPCKMLSPVVEKVAGQFTGKVDFVKLNTDENPSIAGQYGISGIPCLVLYKNGQAVDRIVGFVPERMITDMLNRHLAAA
- the selB gene encoding selenocysteine-specific translation elongation factor, whose protein sequence is MHVVGTAGHVDHGKSALVRALTGTEPDRWLEERLRGMTLDLGFALLRDPDGVEAGIVDVPGHERFVHTMLAGAAGMELVLFVVAANEGVRPQTVEHLAILDLLGVRRALLVLTKADLVDAPTLAASEAALRAAVRGTFAEDAPAIAVSSVTGAGLDALRAAVRDALRSLPVRPAHAPAFLPIDRVFALAGHGTIVTGTLTQGTLRIGDVVQVDPPGRSVRVRSLQVFGETKSEVAGGARVAVNLPGVEVGELHRGAVLADASLSPRAAVRVRFRPLPDALPLLRRRTPVRAHLGAAEILGTLVFDAQPVDLAAVEATLHLRRPAIVHPDEPFVARAVSPKRLLGGGTVAGAAEVRADGVAPDVAAVLAALSATGLVPRSAAELGARANVREERAADILADAGARGAARRVQRPTAYVDGDAADAFGSRVLGVLAQREHDAPWILGTTSLALARALEIDESVLVRLLAIEVDDGRIASRAGYYATPGHAPRLTAEQRAFFERVVPADAEQPLLPVALDAVVAELRRARIPGLAQAFDALLATGALVKVAGDVYRGAQVAEIRSRLETAIRREGPITMARFRDAVGTTRKYAVPLMEWFDATGVTVRDGDRRALRRPDRVAAV
- the selA gene encoding L-seryl-tRNA(Sec) selenium transferase, with amino-acid sequence MSPPPSRSALPAVHRLLDEPPIARFVALLGAPVVKTHLVAALDAARALPATPAPDAILAEALRRLAGEAQRGLVGVLNGTGILLHTNLGRAPLAAAALDAIATTAGGASNVEYDLAAGARGSRYDRLGALLRAATGAQDALVVNNGAAAVLLALDTLARGPGGEPREVIVARNQLIEIGGGFRLPDVLARSGARLVEVGTTNKVRIDDYARALSPRTALLLRAHPSNFRLAGFTSEVGGAELAALGARAGVPVLEDLGSGALHDLREYGLPRERTVQDAVADGIDLIAFSGDKLLGGPQAGILVGRTAAVARVRTNPLLRALRVGAPTIAALGATLRLHLEPGGRERVPLYRMLAASPEALRARAEALRARLPGLDLRVVAVEGYVGGGTLPLAPLPSIALAWRPAGGGLDAALGRLRAGTPPLIARAEGDAVAIDVRTIPPERDGDLAALLEAAQ